AGAAGGCGTATTTTCAGAACCGCTTTGCGGTGGCCAAACGCCTCATCAAGGGGTATCTCCAGAAATATCCCAACAGCATCAATGACCGCGCGTATTTCTACCTCGGCAACATCGAATCGCGCGAATCGAATTTCACCGTGGCGATACAGTATTACCGGACGGCGATAGATCTCAATGACAGCGAGCCTGCGTACCTCGTCAATCTGGGCGATATGCACTACATGCTCCGGAATTACACCAACGCGCTCGTCAATTATCGAAAAGGCACCGAGCTTATCGAGTCGCAGAAGCGAACCAACTTCTACTATGCAACGCCGTATCTGCATACCGGGCACACGCTCCTCGTGCTCAAGGACTATACGAACGCCGCCAATTGGTATGAGACCTTCCTCGGCAAGGTCGACAGGAGCTACTATCAGTACGACAAGATACGCGAGGTCATCGACCTTATACGCAAAGGGAAGATACCCGTTGCTTTCAGTGTCACCAACACCGCGCCGGGCATCGACATAAGCGTGACCAATATCGATCCTTCGGCGAAGAAGATCGAGGGCGATCTCCCGAAGACGAAATTCGTGCCGAAGGACGAGGATATCGTCGAATAGCACCATTGCCTTTCTTCCCCGGTGCCTGTATACTCTCTGCCGGAAAAAATTATGCTCACTACCGAGAACATCAGTCTTCAATTCGGCAAACGCGTACTCTTCGATGAAGTAACGATAAGCTTCGCGCCGGGCAACTGCTACGGACTTATCGGCGCCAACGGCTCGGGCAAGTCCACCTTCCTGAAGATACTCTCCGGCGAGATGGAATCCTCACGCGGCACGGTATCTACCGGTCCCGATGAGCGCATCGCCGTTCTCAGGCAGAATCAGAACGAATTCGACGAAATGGAAGTGCTTAACACGGTCATACGCGGCCACAAGAAGCTTTTCGATATTTTCACGGAACGTGACTCGCTCTATGCGAAACCGGATTTCAGCGATGCCGACGGCATGCGCTCGGCCGAGCTCGAAGAGGAGATAGGCCGCATGAACGGCTACAATGCGCCGGCGGATGCGGGGGCGCTCCTTCGCGGGCTCGATATCCCTGACACGCTGCACGACCTGAAGATGAAGGAATTGAGCGCAATGCAGAAAGTGCGCGTACTCCTCGCGCAGGCGCTTTTCGGCAATCCCGATATCCTTCTTCTCGACGAGCCGACGAACAATCTCGACATTGAAACGGTGGAGTGGCTCGAGGATTTCCTCATCGACTTCAGGAACACGGTCATCGTCGTTTCGCACGACCGGCATTTCCTCGACCGCATCTGTACGCATGTGGCGGATATTGATTTCGGAAAGATCAAGCTCTTTACCGGCAATTACACCTTCTGGAAACAGGCGAGCGAGTTAGCGCTCAGGCAGAAGCAGGAATACAACAAGAAGATGGAATCGAAGGTGACCGAACTTAAGGAATTCATCGCGCGGTTCTCTGCCAACGCTTCGAAATCGAGTCAGGCCACATCGCGGAGGAATCTCCTTGAGAAGATCACGCTTGAGGACATCAAGCCATCGAGCAGAAAATACCCCTTCGTCGGCTTCAAGGCGGAACGTGAGCCGGGGAATATCATCCTCTCGGTAGAAGGGCTTTCGAAGGCTGTTGACGGAGAAACGCTCTTTTCCGATGTGACCTTTACCGTGAACGCCCATGATAAGATCGCATTTGTATCGCAGAACAAAATGGCCGTGAGCTCGCTTTTCGAAGTGCTTATCGGCGTGAGTAAGCCCGACAGCGGCACTATCGAATGGGGAACGACGATAACGAAGGAGTTCTTCCCCAAGGATGTGACGTCGTTCTTCGAAGCGGACGTGAACCTCATCGACTGGTTGAGGCAGTATTCGAAGGAAAAGGACGAGGAGTTCATACGCCAATTCCTCGGGCGCATGCTTTTTTCCGGCGAGGAGCCGCTCAAGAAAGCGAACGTGCTTTCCGGCGGCGAGAAGGTGCGCTGCATGCTCTCGCGCATGATGCTCGCCAACGCGAA
This window of the Spirochaetota bacterium genome carries:
- a CDS encoding tetratricopeptide repeat protein; its protein translation is MKKAVLMIAASLLVFIAAIPPDPDFLEGEKAYFQNRFAVAKRLIKGYLQKYPNSINDRAYFYLGNIESRESNFTVAIQYYRTAIDLNDSEPAYLVNLGDMHYMLRNYTNALVNYRKGTELIESQKRTNFYYATPYLHTGHTLLVLKDYTNAANWYETFLGKVDRSYYQYDKIREVIDLIRKGKIPVAFSVTNTAPGIDISVTNIDPSAKKIEGDLPKTKFVPKDEDIVE
- a CDS encoding ATP-binding cassette domain-containing protein gives rise to the protein MLTTENISLQFGKRVLFDEVTISFAPGNCYGLIGANGSGKSTFLKILSGEMESSRGTVSTGPDERIAVLRQNQNEFDEMEVLNTVIRGHKKLFDIFTERDSLYAKPDFSDADGMRSAELEEEIGRMNGYNAPADAGALLRGLDIPDTLHDLKMKELSAMQKVRVLLAQALFGNPDILLLDEPTNNLDIETVEWLEDFLIDFRNTVIVVSHDRHFLDRICTHVADIDFGKIKLFTGNYTFWKQASELALRQKQEYNKKMESKVTELKEFIARFSANASKSSQATSRRNLLEKITLEDIKPSSRKYPFVGFKAEREPGNIILSVEGLSKAVDGETLFSDVTFTVNAHDKIAFVSQNKMAVSSLFEVLIGVSKPDSGTIEWGTTITKEFFPKDVTSFFEADVNLIDWLRQYSKEKDEEFIRQFLGRMLFSGEEPLKKANVLSGGEKVRCMLSRMMLANANFLIFDDPTNHLDLESISSLNDGMCTFKENILFTSHDHELMSTVANRVIELGPVGTLDVVAAYDEFLHNEENKKKREELHARKLERQEAPVKKKKAK